One window of Trifolium pratense cultivar HEN17-A07 linkage group LG5, ARS_RC_1.1, whole genome shotgun sequence genomic DNA carries:
- the LOC123887009 gene encoding probable transcription factor At1g61730: MAPSKSLLIDDPPSATASATSSESSDDEKNYYIQLPCSSQKQPAVVEGEEEIGDEDSSSEEEDDSSSEQELQHSQPASQNPPPSTSISNPKPVASAESESEEEDSSSEELQHSQPAASQNPTPSTPNSNPNPKSVASAESESESGSDSADSEPKPTTPHDTKLKQQHASKPIKTQPQAQSSAQAQTTPKSGNKRANDDNNANGNAAKRSKGKETVSAAAGGRIFSEGDELAILRGVADFLSKTGKDPSKNIDSFHDFVKNSLGATVTNEQLKRKIRGLREKYESCDNFIKPHDKKALELFKKIKWGNNGGNVAGEENGKAVDVKSPKKDVNVKVKHIGSSSRNVESVSDNNVILKEICRFGVDMGLSALNKDAVKQGLEMIAESSRAEMERQWRRLHVTELEVLMNLAQFVKELSREILEELKKSIH, encoded by the coding sequence ATGGCTCCGAGCAAAAGCCTCCTCATCGACGATCCACCCAGCGCCACCGCCTCCGCCACCTCCTCCGAGTCTTCCGACGACgagaaaaattattatatccagCTGCCTTGTTCATCTCAAAAACAACCAGCAGTGGTcgaaggagaagaagaaataGGAGATGAAGATTCTTCatcagaagaagaagatgattcTTCATCTGAACAAGAACTTCAACATTCTCAACCTGCATCCCAAAATCCTCCACCTTCTACCTCAATCTCTAACCCTAAACCTGTTGCTTCTGCTGAATCCGAATCCGAAGAAGAAGATTCTTCATCTGAAGAACTTCAACATTCTCAACCTGCTGCTTCCCAAAACCCTACACCTTCTACCCCAAAttcaaaccctaaccctaaatcTGTTGCTTCTGCTGAATCCGAATCCGAATCCGGATCCGATTCTGCGGATTCCGAACCGAAACCCACTACACCTCATGACACTAAACTCAAACAACAACACGCTTCCAAGCCCATCAAAACCCAACCACAGGCCCAATCATCAGCTCAAGCCCAAACCACTCCTAAATCTGGGAACAAACGTGCTAACGACGACAACAACGCCAATGGAAATGCTGCAAAACGTTCCAAAGGCAAAGAAACTGTTTCTGCCGCTGCTGGTGGTAGAATCTTCAGTGAAGGCGATGAACTCGCTATTCTGAGAGGAGTTGCTGACTTCCTTTCCAAAACTGGAAAGGATCCTTCGAAGAATATAGATTCTTTTCATGATTTTGTGAAGAACTCGCTTGGTGCTACGGTGACTAATGAGCAACTTAAGCGAAAAATTCGTGGTCTAAGGGAGAAATATGAATCATGTGATAATTTCATTAAACCCCATGACAAGAAAGCTTTAGAACTCTTCAAAAAGATTAAATGGGGAAACAATGGTGGGAATGTTGCTGGAGAAGAAAATGGAAAAGCTGTTGATGTGAAAAGTCCAAAGAAAGATGTTAATGTTAAAGTTAAGCACATTGGTTCTTCTTCTAGAAATGTGGAAAGTGTTTCTGATAATAATGTCATTTTGAAAGAAATTTGTCGTTTTGGTGTTGATATGGGTTTGTCTGCTTTGAACAAGGATGCTGTGAAACAGGGATTGGAAATGATTGCTGAAAGCAGTAGGGCTGAAATGGAGCGCCAATGGAGGCGCCTTCATGTCACCGAATTGGAGGTTTTAATGAATCTGGCGCAGTTTGTGAAAGAGCTTTCTAGGGAAATATTGGAGGAACTCAAGAAATCAATCCATTAG